In Chloroflexi bacterium ADurb.Bin180, the following are encoded in one genomic region:
- the pimB_5 gene encoding GDP-mannose-dependent alpha-(1-6)-phosphatidylinositol monomannoside mannosyltransferase encodes MKPDSIDRPRITILHYTAPPVMGGVESTIFHHGRLLAGYGYDIRVLAGRGSVFHPSVTFDPVQELDALQPSALRVRRELNEGKVTKRFRDLRDRIAEAIWPSLQGGDILMVHNVLTLHNHLALTAALHQLLVERQAFGGRVVGWHHDLAWARPDIAGELHEGYPWELLKKPWPGVLNVVVSDARREQLAELYGIPGAEIAVIPPGVDPARWLCRTDTARRILEDYRLLEADLILLLPARISRRKNIDLAVQTLAVLRNRRHIDARLLVTGPPGPYSPTNVEYLKELLAMREALGLEKAAHLLYEAGREGSPFVPDDQTVASLYALADALFFPSVEEGFGIPLLEAGVMRLPIFCSCLPPMIKTGGDEAHYFRADATPEAIAELIAKVMAREPAYRMRRRVLHAYTWETIVEEQVLPLLKAISEQTTAA; translated from the coding sequence ATGAAGCCAGACAGCATTGACCGGCCACGAATCACCATCTTGCACTACACTGCACCCCCCGTCATGGGTGGAGTGGAAAGCACCATCTTCCATCATGGCCGACTGCTGGCCGGCTACGGCTATGACATTCGCGTTCTGGCTGGCCGCGGCTCGGTGTTCCACCCGTCAGTGACTTTCGATCCGGTGCAGGAACTGGATGCCCTTCAGCCCAGCGCCCTCCGTGTCAGACGAGAGCTGAACGAAGGCAAGGTGACCAAAAGGTTCCGTGACCTGCGCGACCGCATCGCCGAAGCGATCTGGCCCAGCCTGCAGGGCGGCGACATCCTCATGGTCCACAATGTGCTCACGCTCCACAACCACCTGGCCCTTACCGCAGCGCTGCACCAGTTGCTGGTCGAGCGCCAGGCCTTTGGCGGCCGGGTAGTTGGCTGGCATCACGACCTGGCGTGGGCGCGACCCGACATCGCTGGCGAGCTGCATGAGGGCTATCCCTGGGAGCTGCTCAAAAAGCCCTGGCCAGGCGTGCTGAACGTCGTGGTATCCGACGCGCGGCGCGAGCAGCTAGCAGAGCTGTATGGCATTCCTGGCGCAGAGATAGCGGTCATTCCTCCGGGTGTTGACCCGGCGCGCTGGCTCTGCCGCACCGACACGGCGCGGCGCATCCTCGAAGACTATCGCCTGTTGGAGGCGGACCTGATCCTGTTGCTTCCCGCGCGTATCTCGCGGCGCAAGAACATCGACCTGGCGGTGCAGACGCTGGCCGTCCTGCGTAACCGTCGGCACATCGATGCCCGGCTGCTGGTGACCGGTCCGCCCGGGCCCTACAGCCCAACCAACGTCGAGTACCTCAAGGAACTGCTGGCCATGCGCGAAGCCCTCGGGCTGGAGAAGGCGGCGCACCTGCTGTACGAGGCGGGCCGTGAAGGCTCACCCTTTGTCCCCGATGACCAGACGGTGGCTTCGCTCTATGCCCTGGCCGACGCCCTGTTCTTCCCCAGCGTTGAGGAAGGCTTTGGCATCCCCCTGCTCGAGGCCGGAGTGATGCGCCTGCCCATCTTTTGCAGTTGCCTGCCGCCGATGATCAAGACGGGCGGAGATGAGGCGCACTACTTTCGCGCCGACGCCACGCCAGAGGCGATTGCCGAATTGATCGCCAAAGTCATGGCCCGCGAGCCGGCCTACCGCATGCGCCGGCGCGTCCTGCACGCCTATACCTGGGAAACGATCGTTGAGGAGCAAGTCCTGCCGTTACTGAAAGCCATCTCGGAGCAGACGACCGCTGCCTGA
- a CDS encoding Phosphorylated carbohydrates phosphatase produces MRTGECGTRQPGPIKACLFDLDGTLIDSEPLKTQSHVRTVLALVNGAALAEGEIVDAVNRLIGVPTRETAVDLIARFGLEREVLARQKELGLDEPWEAYSALQHEHYRRIVEQPGTLVRRQFPGAVALLKRARELGLKTALGSMSFRRDVERTLAILGWTEWFDVVLTGDEVSRGKPDPEIYLSLAARLKVRPPECLVLEDSPSGIGAALAAGMVCVAVPNELTRKAVLAMQGLAAACLVLDQARLVEKVEQWLPEFGRAAKNRTGSVSNEARQH; encoded by the coding sequence GTGAGAACAGGCGAGTGCGGCACCAGGCAGCCAGGGCCTATCAAGGCCTGCCTGTTCGACCTTGACGGCACGTTGATCGACTCGGAGCCGCTCAAGACGCAGTCCCACGTTCGTACCGTGTTGGCTCTGGTCAACGGTGCCGCACTGGCAGAAGGTGAGATCGTCGACGCGGTCAACCGTCTCATCGGCGTACCGACTCGCGAGACGGCGGTCGACCTGATCGCTCGCTTTGGGCTTGAACGCGAGGTGCTGGCCCGCCAGAAAGAGCTGGGCCTGGACGAGCCGTGGGAGGCTTATTCGGCGCTGCAGCACGAGCACTATCGGCGCATTGTCGAGCAGCCTGGCACACTGGTCCGGAGGCAGTTCCCTGGTGCAGTAGCGCTGCTCAAGAGGGCGCGAGAGCTGGGTCTCAAGACGGCGCTGGGCTCGATGTCGTTCCGGCGGGACGTGGAGCGCACTCTGGCCATTCTCGGCTGGACAGAGTGGTTTGATGTGGTGCTGACCGGCGACGAGGTCTCGCGGGGCAAACCTGACCCGGAGATCTACCTGAGCCTGGCCGCGAGGCTCAAGGTGAGGCCGCCAGAGTGCCTGGTGCTGGAGGACTCGCCGTCCGGCATCGGCGCGGCGCTGGCGGCGGGGATGGTCTGTGTCGCCGTACCGAACGAGCTCACCCGCAAGGCGGTGCTGGCGATGCAAGGGCTCGCTGCGGCCTGCCTGGTGCTGGATCAGGCGCGGCTTGTCGAGAAGGTAGAGCAGTGGCTGCCCGAGTTTGGGCGTGCAGCCAAGAATCGTACTGGGAGTGTGAGCAATGAAGCCAGACAGCATTGA
- the pgi gene encoding Glucose-6-phosphate isomerase: MTIQFASHLGGYAAQVRDWVQRLEAERVLQRIWQRDHTVWKPEPAEIVNRLGWLDIADRMLPAVPRLKALAEGAMAAGCTQVVLLGMGGSSLAPEMFARTLRRSGYPGLTVLDSTDPGAVLGRQARLEPERTLFVVSTKSGGTVETLSLGKYYYTWMVEQLGAKRAGQHFWAITDPGSSLVDWAQSLGFQQILLADPNIGGRYSALSLFGLVPAALVGVDIERLLRSAVAAAEELGPGRPAADNPALLLGAAMGTLALAGRDKLSVFTSPALASFGDWVEQLVAESLGKEGRGVVPVVGELPARPAVFGADRCFAALWLARSGLDEADRELLAGLKRKGHPAVEFVLRDRYDLGAQILLWELATAVAAIPLQVQPFDQPNVEAAKVLARQVVADYRRIGRLPTQPPLLSSHGLDVYGEVQGRTPEQALATFVRSAPSGAYVAIQAYLTPQVSTQRALHKLRLRIRDRTRLATTLGLGPRFLHSTGQMHKGDAGQGWFIQLTADDPQDAPIPDDAGKSASFMSFGVLKSAQAAGDWQALRDCGRHTIRFHLGKDVPGNLKRLLGAL; the protein is encoded by the coding sequence ATGACCATTCAATTTGCGAGCCACCTTGGAGGATACGCGGCGCAGGTCAGGGACTGGGTCCAGCGGCTGGAGGCAGAGCGGGTTCTGCAGCGGATCTGGCAACGCGATCACACGGTCTGGAAACCAGAGCCCGCCGAGATTGTCAACCGGCTGGGCTGGCTGGATATCGCCGACCGTATGCTGCCCGCAGTGCCGCGCCTGAAGGCTCTCGCCGAAGGCGCAATGGCAGCCGGCTGCACTCAGGTGGTACTGCTGGGCATGGGCGGTTCGAGCCTGGCACCGGAAATGTTCGCCCGCACTCTGCGGCGCAGCGGCTACCCCGGCCTCACCGTGCTGGACAGCACCGACCCCGGCGCCGTCCTGGGCCGCCAGGCGCGGCTCGAGCCAGAGCGCACCCTCTTTGTCGTGTCCACCAAGTCCGGGGGGACAGTGGAAACCCTCTCCCTGGGCAAGTACTATTACACCTGGATGGTGGAGCAGCTCGGCGCCAAACGGGCCGGACAGCATTTCTGGGCCATTACCGATCCCGGCAGCAGCCTGGTCGACTGGGCCCAGAGCCTTGGTTTTCAGCAGATCCTGCTGGCTGATCCCAACATCGGCGGCCGCTACTCGGCCCTGTCGCTGTTTGGTCTGGTGCCGGCAGCGCTGGTCGGCGTAGACATCGAACGTTTGCTCCGGTCCGCCGTTGCTGCCGCTGAGGAGCTCGGTCCCGGACGCCCGGCGGCGGACAACCCGGCCCTGCTGCTCGGGGCGGCGATGGGCACACTGGCACTGGCTGGCAGGGACAAGCTGAGCGTCTTCACCTCACCCGCCCTGGCCAGCTTTGGCGATTGGGTCGAGCAACTGGTGGCCGAGAGCCTGGGCAAGGAGGGGCGTGGTGTGGTCCCTGTGGTCGGCGAACTGCCGGCCAGACCGGCTGTCTTCGGGGCGGATCGCTGCTTCGCTGCCCTGTGGCTGGCGCGCTCCGGGCTGGATGAAGCCGACAGGGAGCTGCTGGCCGGACTCAAACGCAAGGGCCACCCGGCGGTCGAGTTCGTGCTGCGAGACCGCTACGACCTGGGGGCGCAGATCCTGCTCTGGGAGCTGGCCACTGCCGTGGCAGCCATCCCGCTGCAGGTGCAGCCGTTCGATCAGCCCAACGTCGAGGCGGCCAAGGTTCTGGCCCGCCAGGTGGTGGCGGACTATCGCCGGATTGGGCGGCTGCCCACTCAACCCCCGCTGCTTTCCTCTCACGGCCTGGACGTCTACGGCGAGGTGCAGGGCAGAACGCCTGAGCAGGCTCTGGCGACCTTTGTCAGGTCGGCTCCGTCGGGCGCCTATGTGGCCATTCAGGCCTACCTCACGCCGCAGGTCAGCACGCAACGCGCCCTGCACAAGCTGCGGCTGCGCATCCGCGACAGGACGCGCCTGGCCACGACGCTGGGCTTGGGTCCGCGCTTTCTGCACTCTACCGGCCAGATGCACAAGGGCGATGCCGGCCAGGGTTGGTTCATCCAGCTCACGGCCGACGATCCGCAGGACGCCCCCATTCCGGACGACGCGGGCAAGTCCGCCTCCTTTATGAGTTTTGGCGTGCTCAAGAGCGCCCAGGCGGCCGGCGACTGGCAGGCCCTGCGCGATTGCGGCCGGCACACCATTCGCTTTCACCTGGGCAAGGACGTCCCGGGGAACCTCAAGCGCTTGCTGGGCGCCCTGTGA
- the atpD gene encoding ATP synthase subunit beta, whose protein sequence is MEPAGFVARVAGVVVDAEFPLGDLPSIHNALSVQRDNGSTLLEVQEHINPRTVRAIAMSSTSGMRRGMPVTDTGGPIHVPVGRGTLGRLFNVLGEPVDGGPPLEGAERRPIHADAPPLLQQQIGTGIFTTGIKIIDLLMPYPRGGKVGLFGGAGVGKTMLIIELIRHTIREQRGIAVFAGVGERNREGNELWLEMKRSGVIDNTILVFGSMNEPPGVRLRAPLTALTMAEYFREQERREVLLFMDNTYRYVQAGAEVSALLGRLPSSVGYQPTLVTEMGQLQERITTTSRGSITSIQAIYVPADDLTDPAVVTAFSHLDATTVLSRRRVSQGFYPAVDALQSNSKLLTPLLIGEEHYQVAQRARSLLARYEELQDIIAILGVDELGEEDQLLVRRARRLQRFLTQPFFVAEPFTGLPGRFVPLAQTLYGARAIMDGDYDELPEQAFYMIGTVDEAEGKARRVVDVGERLQARGA, encoded by the coding sequence TTGGAACCAGCAGGATTTGTGGCCCGCGTGGCCGGAGTTGTGGTGGACGCCGAGTTCCCTCTGGGCGATCTGCCATCCATCCACAACGCCCTGTCGGTCCAGCGCGATAATGGCTCTACGCTGCTGGAAGTCCAGGAGCACATCAACCCGCGCACGGTGCGCGCCATCGCCATGAGCAGCACTTCGGGTATGAGGCGCGGCATGCCCGTCACCGATACTGGTGGCCCCATTCACGTACCCGTCGGCCGCGGGACGCTGGGCAGGCTGTTCAACGTTCTGGGCGAGCCGGTCGACGGCGGCCCGCCGCTGGAGGGTGCGGAGCGGCGCCCGATCCACGCCGATGCGCCGCCTCTCCTCCAGCAGCAGATCGGCACCGGCATCTTTACCACTGGCATCAAGATTATCGACCTGCTGATGCCTTACCCCCGCGGCGGCAAGGTGGGCCTGTTCGGCGGCGCCGGCGTGGGCAAGACCATGCTGATTATCGAGCTCATTCGCCACACCATCCGCGAGCAGAGAGGCATCGCCGTGTTCGCCGGGGTGGGCGAGCGCAACCGCGAGGGCAACGAGCTCTGGCTGGAGATGAAGCGCAGCGGGGTCATTGACAACACCATTCTCGTCTTTGGCTCGATGAACGAGCCTCCCGGGGTACGATTGCGTGCTCCACTCACCGCTCTGACTATGGCCGAGTACTTTCGCGAGCAGGAGCGGCGCGAAGTATTGCTCTTTATGGACAACACCTATCGCTACGTGCAGGCCGGAGCCGAGGTCTCAGCTTTGCTGGGCCGTCTGCCCAGCTCGGTAGGGTACCAGCCGACTCTGGTCACCGAGATGGGCCAGCTTCAGGAACGCATCACCACCACCAGCAGGGGCAGCATTACCTCGATCCAGGCCATCTACGTGCCGGCTGACGACCTCACCGATCCAGCCGTGGTGACCGCCTTTTCACACCTCGACGCCACCACGGTGCTGTCGCGGCGCAGGGTAAGCCAGGGCTTTTATCCGGCGGTCGATGCCCTTCAGTCCAACAGCAAGCTGCTCACTCCGCTGCTGATCGGCGAGGAGCACTACCAGGTGGCGCAACGGGCCAGATCGCTCCTGGCTCGCTACGAAGAATTGCAGGACATCATCGCTATCCTGGGGGTGGATGAGCTGGGCGAAGAGGATCAGCTGCTGGTCAGGCGCGCCCGCAGACTACAGCGCTTCCTGACTCAGCCGTTCTTTGTGGCCGAACCCTTCACCGGTCTTCCGGGTCGGTTCGTGCCGCTGGCGCAAACGCTATACGGCGCCAGGGCGATTATGGACGGCGACTATGACGAGCTGCCAGAGCAGGCCTTTTACATGATCGGCACAGTGGACGAGGCGGAGGGCAAGGCCAGGCGGGTAGTGGACGTTGGCGAGCGTCTCCAGGCGAGAGGGGCGTAG
- a CDS encoding putative F0F1-ATPase (putative F0F1-ATPase subunit (ATPase_gene1)) translates to MSEERAGLPALPADPSSPGGAAPSLPGTDAERRSRVLWRAAWADALRATSLGWDIALPIAAGGLLGNWLERRLGVGYQLTPGLVALGLMGGLYNAGRTLSREIQRDEWIAQCEKDEEDESCRSPQSWP, encoded by the coding sequence GTGTCTGAGGAGCGAGCCGGTCTGCCCGCCTTGCCTGCGGACCCATCCTCGCCGGGCGGTGCGGCCCCGTCGTTGCCGGGCACGGATGCGGAGCGGCGGTCCAGGGTGCTATGGCGCGCCGCCTGGGCTGATGCGCTGCGTGCTACATCTCTGGGGTGGGACATAGCCCTGCCTATTGCCGCCGGAGGGCTGCTTGGCAATTGGCTGGAGCGCCGTCTTGGGGTTGGTTACCAGCTCACACCGGGCCTGGTTGCGTTGGGATTGATGGGGGGATTGTACAACGCTGGCCGGACGCTGAGCAGGGAGATTCAGCGCGACGAGTGGATCGCGCAGTGTGAGAAAGACGAGGAGGACGAGTCGTGTCGGTCGCCGCAGAGCTGGCCCTGA
- a CDS encoding N-ATPase, AtpR subunit, protein MSVAAELALSVLSGLAVGLAAGAAHGALLWRQVRLVTRGPSPGVARIIIGALPRMAGTAGFLLLGARSGLASALATTLGFLVARTWWVRKAAA, encoded by the coding sequence GTGTCGGTCGCCGCAGAGCTGGCCCTGAGCGTGTTGTCAGGGCTCGCCGTTGGCCTTGCTGCGGGCGCCGCCCACGGGGCTCTGCTGTGGCGACAAGTGCGGTTGGTCACCCGCGGTCCTTCGCCGGGTGTTGCCCGCATCATTATCGGCGCCCTACCCAGAATGGCCGGCACGGCTGGCTTTCTCTTGCTCGGAGCGCGCTCAGGATTGGCGTCGGCTCTAGCGACTACACTGGGATTCCTGGTAGCCAGGACCTGGTGGGTACGCAAAGCGGCGGCCTAG
- the atpB gene encoding ATP synthase subunit a, which translates to MDDVFPHIVWTFGGIGIEDTVLATWAIIVLVIGAVALVKRRWPAALESLIEFLSDSTSLVMGRPAEPFLPLLATLAIFVGAANSAGIFPGLRAPTRSINTTAALALVVFGSVHYYGIRARGLGAYLRGLADPVFLLPLEIIGQFSRTFAMALRLFGNVLSAEMIVAVIFSIVPLFVPLPLIGLSLLTGLLQAYILTILAAVYVGAAVGASDPIPNGRSS; encoded by the coding sequence ATGGATGACGTGTTTCCCCACATCGTCTGGACTTTCGGGGGCATCGGCATCGAAGATACGGTGCTCGCGACGTGGGCCATTATCGTACTGGTGATCGGTGCAGTGGCTCTGGTCAAGCGCCGGTGGCCGGCTGCGCTGGAGAGCTTGATCGAGTTCCTCAGCGATAGTACCAGTCTGGTCATGGGTCGTCCGGCAGAACCGTTTCTGCCGCTGCTCGCCACTCTGGCAATTTTCGTGGGAGCGGCCAATTCTGCCGGCATATTCCCCGGCCTGCGAGCTCCGACGCGCAGCATCAACACGACTGCAGCCCTTGCCCTGGTCGTCTTTGGCTCGGTTCACTACTATGGCATTCGCGCTCGCGGCCTCGGGGCGTACCTGCGCGGACTGGCCGACCCAGTGTTCCTGCTTCCTCTGGAGATCATCGGTCAGTTCAGCCGCACCTTTGCCATGGCGCTGCGGCTCTTTGGCAACGTGCTGAGCGCCGAGATGATCGTTGCCGTGATCTTTTCCATTGTTCCCTTGTTCGTTCCCTTGCCCTTGATCGGTCTGAGTCTGCTTACCGGGCTCTTGCAAGCCTACATTCTTACCATACTCGCGGCAGTCTACGTAGGCGCCGCGGTGGGCGCATCGGACCCAATCCCGAATGGAAGGAGTTCTTGA
- a CDS encoding F0F1 ATP synthase subunit epsilon, giving the protein MGFPSWRLIVQTPAQVLLDVREVDWVEVATASLGPLRILRGHAPLVAETAAGLVRYGTASGEHRLGVEAGLVSVTPGRVTVFTTGGQLMADVPCDDERRAFCV; this is encoded by the coding sequence GTGGGTTTTCCGTCCTGGCGGCTGATAGTACAAACACCGGCCCAGGTCCTTCTTGACGTCCGCGAAGTGGATTGGGTCGAGGTCGCCACGGCGTCCCTGGGCCCGCTGCGCATCCTGCGCGGGCACGCGCCGCTGGTGGCGGAGACAGCGGCAGGCCTGGTCCGCTATGGCACTGCCTCTGGAGAGCATCGACTCGGAGTGGAGGCGGGATTGGTCAGCGTCACCCCGGGGCGGGTGACCGTGTTCACCACGGGAGGTCAGCTGATGGCGGATGTGCCATGTGATGACGAAAGGAGGGCTTTCTGTGTCTGA